Proteins from a genomic interval of Salinivibrio kushneri:
- a CDS encoding tellurite resistance TerB family protein: MLKQLLNKLESALNADIGQSGQQAGLSLHQAMAGLLSEVAMADHDIDEREKATKRDRICQLLSLDTAQAEQLLDDARQHSEHATSLYEYTDKLRDLDPQARIALIEAMWSVAYADENIDPLEEAVIRKTAELLYVDHAEFIRAKLNVIENDDES; the protein is encoded by the coding sequence CTGAATAAGTTAGAGTCGGCGCTGAACGCTGATATAGGACAATCGGGTCAGCAAGCGGGGCTATCCCTCCACCAAGCGATGGCGGGACTATTAAGTGAAGTGGCGATGGCCGATCACGATATCGACGAGCGCGAGAAGGCCACGAAACGTGATCGAATATGCCAGCTCCTTTCCCTGGACACCGCACAAGCTGAGCAATTGTTGGACGATGCAAGGCAACACAGTGAGCATGCGACCTCGCTGTATGAATATACGGATAAACTGCGCGATCTTGACCCACAAGCGCGGATAGCCCTAATCGAGGCGATGTGGTCGGTGGCATATGCTGACGAGAACATTGATCCGCTCGAGGAAGCGGTGATCCGTAAAACCGCCGAGCTACTTTATGTGGATCATGCCGAGTTTATTCGCGCCAAGCTTAATGTGATTGAAAACGACGACGAAAGCTAG